Within the Zea mays cultivar B73 chromosome 10, Zm-B73-REFERENCE-NAM-5.0, whole genome shotgun sequence genome, the region ccttttccttttcctctttctctctcttacaacagggaccgggaaaggggataccccgaaagggatccttctccgcgaaggaagcgggccccgagcccccctactgatcagaggtttgaaggctggcccctcggaggggttcaacaaccgcctcagagcgctcgggctccgcgcccactactggtcagaggttcgaaggccggcccctcgaaagggttcaacggccacctcagaccactcgggcttcgcgcccattactgatcaggggttcgtaggctggctctcgaaagggttcgacagccgcctcagacgcagagcgagggatgaccctgggtacgttcgatacataaccaaggctcgggctacgctcccgaggtaccctaggacatttccgagaccgacgggaacgattttgtaacggaatcccatcagagggaggcatcgagccctcggaccccgtcaaaaggggaccgggtccggcaaatcacccgcaggtacttttggagcgtgcctccgggccactagccgacccctaacaaatggggcacgggcgtccactcggattacccgttagcagctcactggagacaccatgtccggcgccctccaagggcaacatggcgcttttcccccctcctccttgcggaaaggcaacacaggggcgtatgtaaaaaagtcgagtctgtccttgaccgtcctctcgctctatgcggaggctcgggggctgctctcgcaaacctggctccgcccaaaccgttgacaacgtcaacataccagcccgagaacttgggacccaaccgtgcacccgggctacggccaactcgcatgagggaacaaccagaccgaccgaagcatcgcgaaacgcattaagacctcgaaaggagtcaaaccactcctccgaggcctcgggggctacacccggcgggtgcgctcgcgcgcacccaccggaacaaaacgcaaccgaggaaggtcggtccccttgcaaaaaagtgcgacaaaagcctccaagcgagtattaacactcccttcgaggctcgggggctactgtcgggaaccataattaggggtacccccaagactcctaatctcagctgataacccccatcagcacaaagctgcaaaggcctgatgggtgcgattaagtcaaggctcggtccgctcaagggacacgacctcgcctcgcccgagcccagcctcgggcaagggcagccgaccccggaggattcacgtctcgcccgagggccccctcaagcaacggacacaccttcggctcgcccgaggcccagtcttcgccaagaagcaacattggccaaatcgccacgacgaccgaccgcgtcgtaggggcatttaatgcaaggatggcctgacaccttatcctgacgcgcgcccttcaatcgacagagccgaagtgaccgcagtcacttcgccgctccactgaccagcctgacaagaggacggcgccgcctgcgccgctccgactgctgtgccactcgacagagtgaggctgacagcggccaagtccagcctcgggcgccataggaagctccgcctcgcccgaccccagggctcggactcgggctcagccccggaagacgacgaactccacctcgcccgatcccagggctcggactcgggctcggccccggaagacgacgaactccgcctcgcccgaccccagggctcggactcagccctggcctcagccgacggtctccgcctcgcccgacccaggggctcggactcgacctcggcctcggaggagcctccgcctcgcccaacctagggctcggaccgaccacgtcacaggaggcgccatcattaccctaccccaagctaactcaggctacggggaacaagaccggcgtcccatcaggttcgccccggtaaacaagtaatgatggcgccccgcatgctccatgacgacggcggctctcaacccccttacggaagcaaggagacgtcagcaagaactcgacagccccgacagctgtccttccgccaggctccagcgctcctctgacggccacgacaccacacgaacagggtgccaaaacctctccgactgccacgacgacatgtacttagggcactagctcttctttgctagacacgttagcacactgctacacctcccattgtacacctggaccctctacttacgcctataaaaggaaggtccaaggccctcttacagaaggttggccgcgcggagaaggacgggacggcgcgcgcataggcctctcgctccctcccgcgcggacgcttgtaactccctactgcaagcgcacctgacctgggcgcgggacaaacacgaaggccgtgggtttccccttttacgcctgtctccctccggcttctccccccttcgcgctccgtctcgcgccgacccatctgggctgaggcacgcggcgacaatttactcgtcggtccagggactccccggagtcgaaacgccgacactagggTTAGGCTTACTAAGAAGTGCCAACTGGGTGAATAAAGATGGACCATTGGGCCGGTTTTTGGTGGGCTGAAAATACATATACTTTTAATTTCGGATATCTGCCAGCATCCGCGGGTGAAAAATAaaatccgtattcgacccgaTTTTATCACGGATCGGGTATGAATGAGTCCCACGAGTTAAATTCCATATCTGGACCCAACGGATTGGATATCCGTGGATACcgaacccgcgggtaaaattgTCATCCCTACTCCCAGCTGCATATACGAAAATAGTTTATTTCCACATGTATTACTCCTATATAATACGAGAGCAAGAACACACAAGGCTACACAAACGGTAATTACAGAAGGATGCAACTTTTCAAGTGGCAAAATACCAATTATTACGATTCGCCTGTGTCTAGCTGACGCTTCCAAATATTGTTTTTTCCCAATTCTTCCTCCGGATACTGCACACGATGTGCTATGCTAACTGGCACAAAGCGTCGAGACAAGTCCCGTTTCTTAGACAGCATAAAGCAACACAAACATTCATCAGTCAGCTCCCCTGCTGCCCTGCATCTACATTCTACAACCGCACGTTTCATCACAACTTCCCTTCACCGTTACTCATCCTCTTCCACCTCTACTTCTTCCTTCTCGTAATCTGAGTCAGAACCTTCTTTGTCTCCAAAAGGATCCTCGTCGTTCCTACCATCATCCTCGTCCTCGGAAGATTCATCAGGATAATCAAAAAGAGGATTGTCTTCGGCTGCATATTCGGTATGGAAAGAGCTTCAGCTAATTCAAGCAGCTATGGATCTAACTGATTAGTTAACGAAAAATAATGATGGTACGGTTACCATTGGAATCATCTGTGTCATATGGACAATCTTCGTAGCATTCATCTTCTCCATCATCCACTTGTAACCTTATGTAACAAGACCACTCATTAAGAAGACACTCTCACATGAGCCGAATTGAATAAAACACATGTGATTCATATTTGGTTATTCACCTTGGATATGAAGCTGCTGACGTGGCCTCCATTGTGTCATCCACCTCCTTGACAGTATAGATATCATAAACTTCAGAATCTGCTAAACAGCAAAAATAGACTCGTCAAAATTAATGCTGGAGCTAGATTGTTCACCATTACTACTTGGTCGCTAGTATTACAGTTAATAAAGAAAGCGCCAAGAACCCTTCCGTTACTGTTGAGAgcatctcaaggcaacaagcttcAATACCTTCTGATTGCGCCAATGAAATTATATCCGCCTCAATTTCCTCGGCAGTTGATGGCAAGTATTCCCGTATAAGTGGAAGAAAGTTGCATAGAACAGCACCCTCTTCAAAAGATGTAATCCTGCAGTGAATATTGTAAGGAAACATGAAACAGTACAACTCCACATTCCAAATGGCCTGATAAATTGTAAAAAAAACTTGCCGTGGTTCTGCTGGATGCTTCTCATCATCGGGATCTACTTGGACAGCATCATAAAGATGGCATATTTCTCTCAATGAGTCACCAGCatcagccttttctccttttcgactCTTCCATATTTGTGCAAACCGAGCATTTCTTCCCATATCCTGCATATGGTCAATGAACAAAACCATGAATAAGAGTGAATGAGAAGGAACACCATGTAATCTACAAAAGAATTAAAAATAAAACACTATCACAGTTTTTTAGTCTAAGGATAATCAGAGAATATCAATTCCCTCATGAAATCCTAATACACAATCTAACATTACAAGGCGCATGCTATAGCAACTCCTGAAGACTAGCCACATTCTGTAATGGACCAAACCTGCTCACTTGCAACAATCAAATGCCTCTCTCCTAAAGAACCTGACCACCACATTATTAAAACATTAACACAAATAGTGTCCAGTGCCAAGTGTCATCCATCAATATACACGAGTGTACCCAGGCCTCCAGGTTTGGTAAAGTAGAGCACACAATAGTTAATTTAGCATGTAATCATTTTGCTAGCTAAATCTGCATATCTAGCTTTCCATGTGCTTGTGGCAAGGGAATGTTCCCAGAGTCCAATTCCCAACCAATAAACTTATTTGGGAATTGGGACACAACACTGTTAGCATAGCTTGGTTCCCACAAGATTATGTCACAATCAGGACCAACATGGATAAATCTGTGGTGTGGAGCTAAAACCAAATCGCATATACTCGCAGGTGAGGTGTGACATACAAAATTCAAACAAGAATGCAGAAGTAGCAGTGATGTAAACACTTCAAAAAACTCATACTAAATCATCATGGGGCACTCCTGAACTAGCCAATAAACTATGCACCAATCAGAGTATGTGAAATAAACCTAATACTAGATTACAAGGAAGAAATAAAGTGCATGATAGAAAACTTAATTTAACCCTGACAAAATAGAACAGAAAAATGTTTTGCAAGTTAATAATGGTTATTGGTGAATAATGTACTTAAAATTTCCATTGTAATTAGAGCCCTTAGTTTTCCTCATATAGTTAATTCTATGCTTGGGTTATAGTCATTTCATGATATGCACCAAAATATCAAATTCACTGTCCCCTTAGTACTTGCAGAAACCTGAGAAGAAGAATCTGGCTGCAGTCAGAATAATATGATGTGTACCTCATGCCTCTGTCTGGCAGCTGATCGTAGTTGCTCTGGTTTCTGTCCAGACAAAAAGGGTTGACTTTAGTATTTAACCAACTAAATTCATTTCAACAGCTAAAATATGAAAAACACTGATTGCTAGGTAGTAAATGTTAGTGCCTACAACGTACAGGAGAAAATTAAAAAGGTTTAATTATTACATAATCCTCTTGGGAACCAGTGAACACAAATACTTACTTTGTCTTGCTTGATTCTGTCATTCCACTCCTTTGTCTTGCTCTTTGTCTCCTTGGAATTTGAGTCAACAAGCTGCAGAAACAAATGTAGTAGTTTATATGTCTGATATATAGAACAAGTAATGCACGTCCATTGTGTAACCCTGTTTGAGTGCATAACAGAAACAGGCTTCTGTTTTCCAGGTAAAGCGATGATGAATACTGTACGTACAAATGGTAACGTTATTTTTGTATTTCGAAGAAGCTGTTCATTTGCAGTATTTGAACTCCAAGAAATGCATTGAAGATGTtgtgatgttttcaagtcgtccgatgAATAGCGATTAATCGCCCAAGTCGTCCGACTTGAAAAC harbors:
- the LOC100193832 gene encoding RNA-directed DNA methylation 4 isoform X1 → MASISEPAAREKPIVVRVKRKPSQNRPDAFWLEINERPAKKAAIDFSRLSISEPSSSSASVKASEEPRVKKILVQHIETVHHSEAVEDVLQSLLLVDSNSKETKSKTKEWNDRIKQDKKPEQLRSAARQRHEDMGRNARFAQIWKSRKGEKADAGDSLREICHLYDAVQVDPDDEKHPAEPRITSFEEGAVLCNFLPLIREYLPSTAEEIEADIISLAQSEADSEVYDIYTVKEVDDTMEATSAASYPRLQVDDGEDECYEDCPYDTDDSNAEDNPLFDYPDESSEDEDDGRNDEDPFGDKEGSDSDYEKEEVEVEEDE
- the LOC100193832 gene encoding RNA-directed DNA methylation 4, which codes for MASISEPAAREKPIVVRVKRKPSQNRPDAFWLEINERPAKKAAIDFSRLSISEPSSSSASVKASEEPRVKKILVQHIETVHHSEAVEDVLQSLLLVDSNSKETKSKTKEWNDRIKQDKKPEQLRSAARQRHEDMGRNARFAQIWKSRKGEKADAGDSLREICHLYDAVQVDPDDEKHPAEPRITSFEEGAVLCNFLPLIREYLPSTAEEIEADIISLAQSEDSEVYDIYTVKEVDDTMEATSAASYPRLQVDDGEDECYEDCPYDTDDSNAEDNPLFDYPDESSEDEDDGRNDEDPFGDKEGSDSDYEKEEVEVEEDE